In Bacteroidetes Order II. bacterium, the DNA window ATATCCAGATCCCGCGATCCACTCCTTTCCTTCGGGTCATAGACCCGAAGGAACAGATTTCGGTGCTCACGGCCTCCGAAATTGCAGAAACGCCGCTCTATTATGCCAAACACATTGAGTTGATTGGCCTGATTGCCGCGCCCATCCACTTGCAAGATGGTTTATGGGGGTATTTGGTTGCAGATGCCACCGCGACCCATTCGGTACACCATCCGGGCATTCTTTCCGGTTTTGCACAAACCCTTTCTGCTGTCATAGCCGAGCATAAAAAAACCACGTCCATCAACTCCGGCCCCACAGTTTGGGCAGGACACGCCACACGGCCTCGCAAAGAAATTATTGCAGATGAAATGCGAAAAGCCCGAAACCAAAATCTTCCATTGGTTTTTGCATTGATCTATCTGAACCAATACATCGCCGCAGATAAAGAACTGACGTCCGATGTTATTGTTGCAAGGGAAAGCGAACTTTGGCAAGGGGTGGAAAAGGCCATCCGAAATATTGGTCGGATCGAACGGTTTGGCGAGTTGATGGTAGGCGTTTTCTTATACGGTACCACTTTTAACGCCGAAGACTGGATTTCCGACATTCAGTATAACCTAACATCCGAAATGCGTTTTCCGGCTCAGTCCATTTCTATTGGTGGGGTTTTGATGAATGATACCCACACCGACGGTTCAGCGCTCTTAGCAGATGCCATCGAAGCCCTGAAGCAGGTACAGCAGGGAGGCGCTGCCTTAATAGGTTGACCATTTCTATCCTAAAATCGCGGTTGTATTGCATCTTGATATATGTGTATCAGATATAATTTTGTTTTGGGTTTCATTGTTTCGTAATTTCAGGAAACCCAAAAGTATATGGCGGAAGACGGCTCTCCCCGAAAAATCATCCACGTAGATATGGACGCTTTTTTTGCGTCGGTAGAACAGCGCGATCATCCAGCATTACGGGGCAAGCCTGTTGCTGTGGGCGGAGGCGGTCCCCGTGGTGTGGTGGCTGCAGCCAGTTATGAGGCCCGCGCCTTTGGTGTTCGGTCTGCCATGCCTTCAATTACGGCCAAACGCTTGTGTCCAGACCTTCTCTTCGTTCGTCACCGTTTCGAGGTATATAAACAAGTCTCACAGCAAATCCGAGATATTTTCCTGTCTTATACCGACCTTGTAGAGCCACTTAGTTTAGACGAAGCCTATCTGGATGTAACCGAGAACAAGCGCGGCATACAAAATGCCACCGAAATGGCGCGCGAAATTAAGGAGCGTATCCGCGATGAAACCCAACTTACAGCCTCGGCTGGGGTGTCGTATAACAAGTTTCTCGCCAAAATTGCCTCAGACTATAAAAAGCCAGATGGACTTTTCGTGATCAAACCTCATCAAGGGGAAGCCTTCGTGGCCAGTTTGCCCATAGAACGCTTTTTTGGAGTAGGTAAAGTGACCGCACGACGGATGAACGACCTGGGGATTTTTACAGGCGCCGATCTTCGCGCCCAGCCAGAGGCGGTCTTGCGTACTCACTTTGGAAAAGCAGGCGGGTTTTATTATCGCATGGCCCGTGGCATAGACCATCGGGTGGTTTGTCCAGACCGCATCCGGAAATCCATCAGTTCCGAAACCACTTTTAGCGAAGATCTATATACGTGGGAGGCACTATCGGCCAAACTTCTGACCCAAACCGAAGATGTTTGGCGATTTGTGGAACGAAGCCGGATTCATGGCCGAACGGTGACTCTT includes these proteins:
- the dinB gene encoding DNA polymerase IV, whose translation is MAEDGSPRKIIHVDMDAFFASVEQRDHPALRGKPVAVGGGGPRGVVAAASYEARAFGVRSAMPSITAKRLCPDLLFVRHRFEVYKQVSQQIRDIFLSYTDLVEPLSLDEAYLDVTENKRGIQNATEMAREIKERIRDETQLTASAGVSYNKFLAKIASDYKKPDGLFVIKPHQGEAFVASLPIERFFGVGKVTARRMNDLGIFTGADLRAQPEAVLRTHFGKAGGFYYRMARGIDHRVVCPDRIRKSISSETTFSEDLYTWEALSAKLLTQTEDVWRFVERSRIHGRTVTLKLKFQDFQIISRSKSVVWPISAREQFEQIALNLLWNFLPPPKGIRLIGIGLSNLDTEDHLAGKQLMLPFENGGLIEPTNPHM